The DNA window GCTCACACGCGGTCTGCTGTTTGAAGGGGTGATTCCAAGCTGATACAGTGTCGCCAGCATTGTTGCCCCTTTCATGGGTGAGCCGTTATCAGAATGTAACACTAACGGTTCTGTAGTGAGCCGGCCTTGTTTCAGACAGATCCTTTTGATCAAGCTGCTGGCACAGTCTGCACTTTCTTCTTCGTAGACTTCCCAGCCAACGATACTACGGTCATAAAGGTCTGAAAAAAGGTACAGGTAATAAAACATCCCTTTATGTGGTCCATTCAGATAAGTGATATCCCACATATACACCTGATTCGGAGCTGTTGCGCTGTATGTAGATGGACGGTTGTGTTTTGGTGCTTCGCTGCGTCCACGATGATTTAACATTTTTTCTTCCCGCAATACACGGTAAAAGGTTGATTCAGAGGCAACATAAATCCCCTCATCGGCTAATGCAGGAACGATCTCACATGGTGCCATGCTTGCGTATTCTGGCCTGTTACAGATACTTATGATCTCCCGGCGTATCTCTGCCGATATCTTATTTGCAGGATCCGAGTGATCTGCTGAAGGACGTCCATCCCCATAGGAATCCGTATCTGTCTTTCGTTTTTTCCAACGGTAGAAAGTCCGTTCCGTGATCCCGAGACGGTCACATGCCTTTTTGCAGGTAGCCCCCGATGCAATGGCCTCATCGATCAGCAGTACAGCAGTTTCGCGGTCTGGGGCGCTGATCATTCGTCCTCTGGATCCCCCCAGATCGCATTTGCTTTTTTTGACAGTACAAGTAAAGCTGCCGCTTCCGCAAGAGCTTTTTCCTTGCGCTGTAATTCTTTTTCAAGTTTTCTGCGTTCTTTTTCAGAATCCTTGAGTTCACGGTTAAGCCGGGAAGCTTCCTTCGCGATACCGCCATTTGCATTCATGCAGGCATCTTTCCAGGCTTTGATCTGTTCAATATAAAGTCCTTTTTTACGGGCATACTCAGCAAGTTCCGTCTCATTCATGCTTGCTGTTTCAACGACAACTAAAAATTTGTCCTGTGTGCTCCAGTCGTCAGGGACAGCATCTGTACCAGGAGCGGCATAACCTTCCTTTCTGGCTTTATCCCGCCAGTTACGAAGTGTCTGTTCAGAGATACCTTCTTCCCTGGAAATCTTGGTAATGGATTCATTGTTTGGTGGAAGCATCCTTCTAAGGAGTGCATCCTTTAATTCTGGACTATAGTTCATAGTGAAAGCTCCTTCCTGTGATGGCTCTATACTACCACAAAAGTAATTATCTTTCACTGACAACTATCCTAACACACAGGGCATAAGCACTTGCCATCTGGATACCGATGATCGCCTGGGAGTTCTTCTCTCCGAAATTGGACGGTGTTGCATGGATGATAGATGGATAAATCGGTGCACAGCCAAGTCCCATAATAACCAGACCAAACAGTGCAAATTCATCGATGGATACCGGTAACAACATACCGATACATCCAACAAGAATGATAGCGATGCCCAGACGAATCATCTTGTGGTCTCCCATTTTTTCTGTAATAAAGCCTGCCAGAAATCTTCCAAGTGTGATACCGATGCAAAACAGGGACGCAAAGGCTGCTGCACGTTCCGCAGAGATTCCCTTTGCTCCTACCAGATAGCTGCTTCCCCACAGAATCACTGCTGATTCCAGTGCACAATAGGAGAAAAATCCAAGAAGAAGATTCGGAACGCCTTTGATCTTCAGTGCACCTTTGATTCCTACCATCTCTTCTTCTGCCTTTTCTTCCTGCGCAGTTTCTTTTTTATTCACCTTCCATATCGGCAGTGTCACGAAAAGAATCAATGTTATTCCGATCTGGATGAAAGATACCATGCGATATCCGTTCTGCCACACCGATGTGGTCAGTGCATAACTCATCACATACGGACTGATAATGGTTCCCAGTCCCCAGAAACAATGCAGCCAGCTCATATGCCTGGAGTTATAATGAAGCGCTACATAGTTGTTCAGTGCAGCATCAATCGCTCCCGCACCCAGTCCATAGGGAATGGCCCATAGACAGAGCATCCAGAAGGCGCTTGCCGTTGAAAATCCGAATAATGCGATTGCAGTAAGCATCACGCTGAACACAGTTACAATCTGTGTACCGAATTTCTTTGTCAGACGCTCAGACATCAAACTGGAACAGATAGTTCCTCCGGAAATAATCATAGTTACCAGACCCGCATAAGACAGCGGAACCTGAAAAGCCTTGTGCATCACCGACCAGGCAGAACCCAGAAGGGAATCTGGCAGTCCGAGACTGATAAATGCCAGATAAATCAACAGTAGTAATAGTGTATACATCTTTTTCTCCTTCTCTTTCATAGTACAACCGACGATGGAAAAGGGCGTCCCAAAGGTTTTCCATCGCCGGTTGACATTTGTTTTCTATCTATTACTATACGTTAAAATATATGACTTGTCACGGGAAAATTTGTGATTATCAGAGAAATTATTGATATTGTTGCCGGTTATTCAAAATTCGCTGACACACTGTACGAGATATTGCCGTAGAGTATCAGTTCGATATTTGCTATACCGGGTAAACTAATGGATCTCCGAACCCGTCTGTTATTTAGAATCCTCATTCCGTTTCTTAATGTGTCGAATGACAATATTTCCCATTTCTTCTACGGTTCGCATAATTTCTTGAATCTCGTCTTTTGTAATCTGATCAATATGCACACCTCCGGTACATACCACTGTAGTCTTGCATGCGGCACAGATCTGCTCGGAAAGTTTCCGGCACAGATACTCATCTTTGTGTCCGGTCAGATTCAGTACGGAAGACGTGGCACTGTAACTACCATCGCCTGTCAGGGAGGTGCGTGGAACAGACTGGATCACGCAGCCAATATGCGGTTTCTGCCCGCCTTCCACACTTACCAGAAGATCCTGCCCTAGTTTCTTTGCACTGACCTGCAGCATATATCCGCATACTTCACGTTGGACTGTAAAAATTTTTTCTGTGAGTTCTATAATCCCGTCCATCTTCGATACTCCTTTGCCTCGATGCCAAAAGGTTCCAGCAATTTTGCAGCCAGATGATAGACCATTTCATCAATACTCTCCGGACAATGATAGAAAGTCATCATCGGCGGAATGATCCGAACGCCCGGCATCATCGAAAGTTCCTGCAGATTCCGGAGATGAATCGGACTGAGTGGTGCCTCTCTTGCTGCAAGTACCAGCGGTCGCTGTTCTTTGATCGTCACATCGGCTGCACGAAGAAGAAGGTTTTCCGCATAGCCGCTGTGGATGCCGGCAATCGTTTTCATACTACACGGAACGATCACCATCCCGGCTGTCTGGAACGAACCACTGGCCGGTCCGGCTCCTATTTCTTCCGGTTTTAACACATGATCCGCCAGCGCTTCCACTTCTTCTACTTTCCACGTTGTTTCTGATTCCAGCGTCAGACGCGCACTTTCTGTCATGATCAGATACGATTCAAATTCTTCCGATTCCCGGATAATTTCCAGACATTTGATCAGTAGCGGCTGACCGCTGGCTCCGGTAGCGCCTACGATGATTCGCTTTTTCATTTTTCTACTCCTTGCATCATGATAGATTCCGGTTATTTATCGGTGTGTTTCAGCCATTTTTCCGAATCCACTTCCATAAAGTTTGCACGTTCAAACCGATGTTTCTGATCATATGGCACGGTACAGTCAAAAATCGTCTTGCAGGCAATTCCATGATCCCGGATGCTGGAAGAACAGGTCGGATCATTGGACGGATCCAGCGGATGACAGCGAACCCCCGGAATCGTAATAATATCTGCATCCCCCTGAAAACGGGTATTCATCGCCCACAGTACATCACTCATATCAAAACAGTCAACATCTTCATCCACCAGAAATACATGTTTCAGCTCACTGAATGCCGAAAATGCCAGCAACGCAGCCTGTCGCTGTCTTCCCTCATCGCTGGCTGTCAGTTTCTTAAACTGCAAAACTGCCATGTATTTTCCACCACCTGCGGAACAGCAGTATACATTCTGCAATCTGCCCGGCATCGCTTTTTCTACCATTCCGTAGATACTTGCCTCTGTCGGAATACCTGCCATGGAAACATGTTCTTCACTTGGTCCGATACAGGTCTGCATGATCGGGTTCTTCCGATGGGTAACAGCGGTTACTTTGATCAGCCAGCACTGATCGCTTGCCGGTCCGGTATATCCCGGAAATTCCGGCATCGCATATCCGGTATGGCTGTTCTGATCTTCCTGTACGCGGACACCCGGAATCACTTCACCCTCTATGACATATTCCGCATTGGCAATGGCACGTTCTTTTACGGTAACACAGTCGCACAGAACAACCGGTTCTTTCCGAAGAGCTCCGGCAACCGAAAGCTCATCATAGCCAAGCGGTGTTGTCGGCGGCTCAAAACAGGATCCGATCTCAATCGCCGGATCCACACCGATACTGATCGAGATTGGCAATTTCTGTCCCAGTGCCTCTGCACGTTCTGCCATCGCTCCGATATGTCTTGCTCCCGGTGTAAAGAAAATCGATAATTCATCTTTGCCCTGAATGCACAGACGATGAATCGTCACATCGTGAACGCCGGTATCCGGATGGGTGGCATAACACATACCAAGAGTGATATACGGACCTGCATCATCCGGTGTATTGGTCGGTGCCGGAACCAGACGGTACAAGTCAAAATCAGGATCTGTCGCTTTATGTACCACTTCCTGACACGGTGCTGCCGCCTTCGTGACTATCGGAGGAATTGGATTTGCCACACTTTCGTATAACATCTTGCCAAGATCTTCCGGCTGGCAGTCCAGCAGTGCTGCCACTCTTTTTCTGCTCGCCAGAAGTCCGATCGCTACTTTTGCGTCCGGGTGACCTTTTACCTTGTTAAATATCATCGCCGGACCTTCTTTTGTCGGTCGTTTTACGGTTCCACCGGCTCCCACATAACGATACACACCGGCCAGTTCTGCCATTGGATCTACTTCCACATCCGTCTCAACCAGCTGCCCCGGCATACTTTCCAGAAGCTTCAGGGCACTTCTCAAATCTCTTACTTTCTGTTCCATAGGATTGCTGCCTTTCTCTTATTTTCTTTATAAAATGCATTTTCTGATAAATTATTTTAAATAGATTCTCATAGCGAATCAATTCTTTTTGTGATATGATTAATTCCAGAATGGAATGAAACGAAACAATACAATACGAAATCGGGAGGATTTTACATGACTTTTGAACAGATTGACTGCTTTATTGCTGCCGTACACGCAGATACCTTTTTTGATGCGGCAGAATTGCTCCATACAACCCAGTCTACTCTTTCCAAACAGATTCAGAAGCTGGAAAAAGAATTGAATCTTCAACTCTTTGACCGCAGCCGTCGAAATGCAGTGCTGACACCCGCCGGAGAACTTTTTTATCAGGAAGCCCAGGAACTTTCCCGGCAATACCGGCAGATGCTTTACCGGATGTCTCTGTATCAGACTGCCAAGGAACAGCAATTATCTGTGGGAACGCTTCCTGTACTCTCTCAGTATCATCTTACCGGAAGTTTCCGCCTGTTTCAGAAAGAACACCCAGAGATTTCTCTTGCTCTTACCGAGGTGGAAGAAAGCGAATTAATGGAAGGCATCGAAAAAAAGCGATTTGCCATGATTCTTGCCAGAGAATCTATGATCGATACGGAACATTATCATTTTTTTCCTATTGCAACCGACCGGATCTGTGTCATGCTTCCGGCAGATCATCCACTGGCAACACGACAAAAGCTTTCTGTTACAGCACTGACCGATCAGTCTTTTCTGCTGATGCACCCATACACATCCATTTATCAGCTGTGTATGCAGATTTTTCAAAATGCAGGTATTCATCCGTCGATTCTTCGCACTGCACGCGTAGAGTCTTTAATCAGTGCCGTTGCTGTCGGAGAAGGTATCAGCCTTTTTGCAGAGAGCAATTTTCGTCTGTTTCAACATGAGGGCGTGATATCTGTTCCGTTGGAAGAATCACCGGTACTCCGGATTGGATTTGCATATAAAAAAGCCAGAGAATATACTCTGGCCATGGATTGTTTTTTACATTTTATGGCAAATGCACAAAATTCACAACAATAGCGAAGGATTGCCTTTTTTATATAAAATAAATCAAGGAGATTATTATTATTTGCTCGGAAAAGATTGCTCAGTTCTTTTTTATTTAACAAACTAGATAATCAAATTCTTCGATATTTTCAATCCCCATCTTTCTTAATACTTGAATAGAGTATGCAATATCTTTTTCACAGTTATATCCTTGTATCCGAGGAACTCTCACTTTTATCTTGGATTGCGGAATTTGTGTACATAACATCTTTAGATTATGAATTACATTTTCATTAGAACATCCAGTATAAAATTCATATATTCGTGAATTCATATCTTTAACATCAATGTGCCACACGTCTACAACATCAATAAGCTTTTCTATCTCATATGCCAATACATTTAGAGAGGTTTGAACATCTATGTTCCATTCTGGATATTGTTGATGAAATGCTCGAATAAAATCAGCATATAATAGTGGCTCTCCTCCGCCAAATGTAACCCCTCCATTTGACATTTCAAAATAAACCGCATCTTTTTCAATCATATGGCCAAGCTGAATATGTATTCAGATAGTTCCATCCCAAAGAGCTTTTTTCGTAAAACACTACCATTTTTTACATCCTCTCATATTTCTTTCATGTTCCTGACCTCATGAGCTGTCACCGACTTGCTCACATGGATTGTCATCAGATTGATGAACTTTCTGTCATCCGTCCCCGCCTGAGTTCAGGCGGCAATGATGTTTATAGGGTTATGCTTCCAAGTGAATAATCCGGGCTCCGTGTCACTGCGGTCCGGACTTAGGAAACCGTAAATCCGTCTTGTACAATTACAGCCTTTGACCCGTAATTCGCATAAAGCAAAATTATCTTCGACGTATGAATTCCCCGGTAACGCTATTCTTATTTTCTGCAACCTGCTCCGGTGTTCCCAAGGCAACGATTCTTCCGCCTGCTTCGCCGCCTTCCGGACCCATATCTATGATATAATCTGCGTTTCGGATCACATCCAGATCGTGTTCGATCACGATTACGGTTGCCCCCTGATCCACAAGTGCCTGGAACACCTGAAGCAGTGTCTTTACGTCCAATGGATGTAATCCAATCGTCGGTTCATCGAACACGAAGACGGAATCGGACTGCCCTTTTCCCATCTCACTGGCAAGTTTCAGTCTCTGTGCTTCCCCACCGGACAGTCCCGGTGTCGCCTCTCCCAGGGTCAGATAGCCAAGCCCAAGATCTCGCAGTACTTCCAGCCGCTGCCGCACCACTTTCCAGTCTCCTGCCGCCTGTAGTGCTGTGTTCACATCCATCGCCATCATCTGCGGCAGCGAATACCTTTTCCCCGGTTTCTTTTCATAGCAAACCTGCCATGCCGCTTTCGCATACCGAGATCCTTTACATTCCGGACACACCACATCTACATCCGGCAAAAACTGTACATCCAGTGTGATCTGCCCTGTTCCATCACATGCCGGACATCTGAGATTTCCGGTATTATAGGAAAAATCCTTTGCCTTGTATTTCATCCTTTTTGCATCGTCAGTTTTTGCGTAAATCTTTCGAAGTTCATCATGCACATTGGCATACGTTGCCACGGTAGAACGAATGTTGATTCCAATCGGTGACGCATCGATCAGTTTCACATGGGAAATCCCCTCCGCAGAAACATTTTTCACGTGTTCCGGCAATGTCTCTCCGTTCAATGCTGCCTCCAGTCCCGGAATCAGGCTTTCCAGTACCATCGTAGTCTTGCCAGAGCCGGACACACCGGTCACAACGGTCAGCCTGCCTTTTGGAATATCGACTTCCAGAGGTTTTACCGTATGGATCGCATTGGTAGAAAGATGGATAACTCCCAGATCAAACATATTTTCAGCATGCGTCTGTTCCCGTACCGGCAAATTCGTTTTCTGCGCTAAAAACGGACCAATCATGGAAGCCGGATTCTTTGTAATCTCCGGAATCGTTCCCTCTGCGATCACATATCCGCCGCCATTTCCTGCCTCCGGTCCCATCTCCACGATCCAGTCAGCTTCCGACAGAATCTGCGTATCGTGATCCACCAGAAGAACCGAATTACCATCTGCGATCAGATCATGCATTACGGCATTCAATCCATTAATATTGGAAGGATGTAATCCGATCGAAGGCTCATCCAACACGTACAGCACACCTGTCGTACGGTTTCTCACAGCTCTCGCCAGCTGCATCCGCTGCCGCTCCCCAGTAGATAATGTAGCGGCGGCTCTGTCAAGAGACAGGTAAGAAAGTCCCAGATCTATCAGTCTTTTTGCAGCTGTCTGAAAAGATTCGCAGATTGCCTCTGCCATCGGACGCATTTCCTCCGGCAGAGAATCCGGAACATCGGCAACCCACACAACCAAATCTTTTAAAGTCATCTGACACGCCTCCGCCAGTCCGATGCCTCGAAGTTTCGGTGCTCTCGCTTTTTCGGAAAGTCTGCTTCCCTGACACTGCGGGCAGATCTCTTCTTTCAGGAATTTTTCCACACGTTTCATGCCCTTTTCATCTTTTACTTTAGCAAGGGCATTTTCCACAGTATACACCGCATTATAATAGGTAAAATCCAGTTCTCCTGCCTGGTTCGAATTCTTTGCTTTATAAAAAATATGTTTCTTTTCCGCCGGCCCGTGATAAACAATATCTTTTTCTTTCTCCGTCAGCTCGCGAAACGGAATATCCGTGCGCACACCCATTTCCCGACATACATCCGTCATCAGTGACCACATCAGACTGTTCCACGGTGCAACCGCCCCGTCATCGATACTGATCGAATCATCAGGTACCAGAGAATCAATATTTACCGTCCGTACTCGCCCGGTACCACCACATTCCGGGCATGCACCCTGAGAATTAAACGCAAGTTCTTCCGCACTCGGCGGCTGCACCTGCTCCCCACAGATTGGGCAAAGAATCTCCTGCTCCGCTGCCACTTTTAATGTCGGCTCCACATAATGCCCATTGGGACACCGATGCGAAGCCAGCCTCGAATACATCAGCCGCAGACTGTTCAAAAGCTCCGTTCCCGTGCCAAACGTACTCCGGATTCCCGGAATTCCCGGCCGCTGATGCAGCGCAAGTGCCGCCGGTACATACAAAACTTCATCCACCTGTGCCTTCGCCGCACCCGTCATACGTCTTCGCGTATAAGTAGAAAGCGATTCCAGATACCTCCTGGATCCCTCCGCATACAACACCCCCAACGCCAACGACGACTTCCCGGAGCCGGACACACCTGCGATGCCTACGATCTGGTGCAGGGGGATATCTACGTTTATGTTCTTCAGGTTGTGGACTCTGGCACCTCGGATTTGGATGTATTTGGGGTTGTTATCGTGATTGTTCATTGGTTGTTCTCCTTTATTTCTTACATCTTTGATTGACTTTTGATAGAAATACTTTATAATGAAGTTAAGAAATGGGTTTTGTGTCGTGTACGGTCTTAGGATCCAAGCGGGTTGCTCGTTTCTTTTTTATTCTATACAAAACTTTTATCCAGCTCACACAATATCTTTATATTATAATCCCATAATGAGCCGATAACCATCGGCTACCGGCTCATCGTTACTCAATTCCGTATTCATATAATTTCCAGAATTTTTTATTTTTTAAAAAGTAATCACTTCCGGTTCATGCGTAAATGCAGAAATCGTTGCGGTTGCATTCTTAAAATAAAAAACTTCTGTATTGCCATCATCTGCGGCATACATTTTCTGTAAACTCGGATATGCATCCAGCATGGACTGTCTTGCTTCCACACGATCATCCTCTACCAGTTCGCCAGCCACACGGATCCATTCACCACCCTTAAAAGCACAGATCTCAGCTTTCGGATTGGCATGTAACTGTTTTGAGACATCTTTCACTTTTCCGGTCTGGATATACAGCTTGCCCTCAAAAATATGAGCTGTTCCAAAAGGACGAACTCTCGGTTGATTACCCTCTACAGTTGCCAGATAATATGTCTCTGCGTCTTTTAAAAATTGTAATACTGTCTCCATGATTATGCCCCTTTCTGTGGTGATATGTTTGAGATAAGTATAGCACTGGAAAGACGGATGTGCAAATTTTTATGTATTCATATCCACCTTTCATCTTGCATTCATTGCACCAATTTCTTTTATTTTCCTGTGGATTTTTCATAAAATCATGTATAATCAAATCAACAAGTATTTTGGTCGACAAGACCATACATTAAAAACACTTTGACCGACGAGGTTTCTCTGGTTTTCCAGAGCGGTGGATGGTTAGCGCCATCCACCTTTAAATGTCAAATAATTTTTTCTTCTGATTCTCAGGAATAAATTTCTCCAATTCCCCATACTTTTCCTCATTATCCCATATCAGCCATCTCTTAAATGCCGTAAACGCAGAACTGTCTTTCAGTTCCCTCTTCAGAAGCATCGCAATATCCTCTTTTTCCTCTTCGTTCTCTGCTTCCTGATACTCCCTTACATATTCTTTGAACTTTGAAAGATCTTTCCGCAACGTTTTACGTATAATCCTTGCTTCCATTTTCTTCTG is part of the Blautia faecicola genome and encodes:
- a CDS encoding IS3 family transposase (programmed frameshift), whose amino-acid sequence is MNYSPELKDALLRRMLPPNNESITKISREEGISEQTLRNWRDKARKEGYAAPGTDAVPDDWSTQDKFLVVVETASMNETELAEYARKKGLYIEQIKAWKDACMNANGGIAKEASRLNRELKDSEKERRKLEKELQRKEKALAEAAALLVLSKKAKCDLGGSRGRMISAPDRETAVLLIDEAIASGATCKKACDRLGITERTFYRWKKRKTDTDSYGDGRPSADHSDPANKISAEIRREIISICNRPEYASMAPCEIVPALADEGIYVASESTFYRVLREEKMLNHRGRSEAPKHNRPSTYSATAPNQVYMWDITYLNGPHKGMFYYLYLFSDLYDRSIVGWEVYEEESADCASSLIKRICLKQGRLTTEPLVLHSDNGSPMKGATMLATLYQLGITPSNSRPRVSNDNPYAESLFKTLKYRPNYQPKGFGTLEEAREWVSLFVKWYNHDHHHSGLKFLTPYQRRSGLSDKILAKRKEVYEAAKAEHPERWNGRATRDWSLPDTVYLNPDKMPEQLETEAEKTAVS
- a CDS encoding MFS transporter, with translation MYTLLLLLIYLAFISLGLPDSLLGSAWSVMHKAFQVPLSYAGLVTMIISGGTICSSLMSERLTKKFGTQIVTVFSVMLTAIALFGFSTASAFWMLCLWAIPYGLGAGAIDAALNNYVALHYNSRHMSWLHCFWGLGTIISPYVMSYALTTSVWQNGYRMVSFIQIGITLILFVTLPIWKVNKKETAQEEKAEEEMVGIKGALKIKGVPNLLLGFFSYCALESAVILWGSSYLVGAKGISAERAAAFASLFCIGITLGRFLAGFITEKMGDHKMIRLGIAIILVGCIGMLLPVSIDEFALFGLVIMGLGCAPIYPSIIHATPSNFGEKNSQAIIGIQMASAYALCVRIVVSER
- the lpdD gene encoding prenylated flavin chaperone LpdD, coding for MDGIIELTEKIFTVQREVCGYMLQVSAKKLGQDLLVSVEGGQKPHIGCVIQSVPRTSLTGDGSYSATSSVLNLTGHKDEYLCRKLSEQICAACKTTVVCTGGVHIDQITKDEIQEIMRTVEEMGNIVIRHIKKRNEDSK
- a CDS encoding UbiX family flavin prenyltransferase, with product MKKRIIVGATGASGQPLLIKCLEIIRESEEFESYLIMTESARLTLESETTWKVEEVEALADHVLKPEEIGAGPASGSFQTAGMVIVPCSMKTIAGIHSGYAENLLLRAADVTIKEQRPLVLAAREAPLSPIHLRNLQELSMMPGVRIIPPMMTFYHCPESIDEMVYHLAAKLLEPFGIEAKEYRRWTGL
- a CDS encoding UbiD family decarboxylase; the encoded protein is MEQKVRDLRSALKLLESMPGQLVETDVEVDPMAELAGVYRYVGAGGTVKRPTKEGPAMIFNKVKGHPDAKVAIGLLASRKRVAALLDCQPEDLGKMLYESVANPIPPIVTKAAAPCQEVVHKATDPDFDLYRLVPAPTNTPDDAGPYITLGMCYATHPDTGVHDVTIHRLCIQGKDELSIFFTPGARHIGAMAERAEALGQKLPISISIGVDPAIEIGSCFEPPTTPLGYDELSVAGALRKEPVVLCDCVTVKERAIANAEYVIEGEVIPGVRVQEDQNSHTGYAMPEFPGYTGPASDQCWLIKVTAVTHRKNPIMQTCIGPSEEHVSMAGIPTEASIYGMVEKAMPGRLQNVYCCSAGGGKYMAVLQFKKLTASDEGRQRQAALLAFSAFSELKHVFLVDEDVDCFDMSDVLWAMNTRFQGDADIITIPGVRCHPLDPSNDPTCSSSIRDHGIACKTIFDCTVPYDQKHRFERANFMEVDSEKWLKHTDK
- a CDS encoding LysR family transcriptional regulator, whose product is MTFEQIDCFIAAVHADTFFDAAELLHTTQSTLSKQIQKLEKELNLQLFDRSRRNAVLTPAGELFYQEAQELSRQYRQMLYRMSLYQTAKEQQLSVGTLPVLSQYHLTGSFRLFQKEHPEISLALTEVEESELMEGIEKKRFAMILARESMIDTEHYHFFPIATDRICVMLPADHPLATRQKLSVTALTDQSFLLMHPYTSIYQLCMQIFQNAGIHPSILRTARVESLISAVAVGEGISLFAESNFRLFQHEGVISVPLEESPVLRIGFAYKKAREYTLAMDCFLHFMANAQNSQQ
- a CDS encoding glycyl-radical enzyme activating protein produces the protein MIEKDAVYFEMSNGGVTFGGGEPLLYADFIRAFHQQYPEWNIDVQTSLNVLAYEIEKLIDVVDVWHIDVKDMNSRIYEFYTGCSNENVIHNLKMLCTQIPQSKIKVRVPRIQGYNCEKDIAYSIQVLRKMGIENIEEFDYLVC
- a CDS encoding excinuclease ABC subunit UvrA, translated to MNNHDNNPKYIQIRGARVHNLKNINVDIPLHQIVGIAGVSGSGKSSLALGVLYAEGSRRYLESLSTYTRRRMTGAAKAQVDEVLYVPAALALHQRPGIPGIRSTFGTGTELLNSLRLMYSRLASHRCPNGHYVEPTLKVAAEQEILCPICGEQVQPPSAEELAFNSQGACPECGGTGRVRTVNIDSLVPDDSISIDDGAVAPWNSLMWSLMTDVCREMGVRTDIPFRELTEKEKDIVYHGPAEKKHIFYKAKNSNQAGELDFTYYNAVYTVENALAKVKDEKGMKRVEKFLKEEICPQCQGSRLSEKARAPKLRGIGLAEACQMTLKDLVVWVADVPDSLPEEMRPMAEAICESFQTAAKRLIDLGLSYLSLDRAAATLSTGERQRMQLARAVRNRTTGVLYVLDEPSIGLHPSNINGLNAVMHDLIADGNSVLLVDHDTQILSEADWIVEMGPEAGNGGGYVIAEGTIPEITKNPASMIGPFLAQKTNLPVREQTHAENMFDLGVIHLSTNAIHTVKPLEVDIPKGRLTVVTGVSGSGKTTMVLESLIPGLEAALNGETLPEHVKNVSAEGISHVKLIDASPIGINIRSTVATYANVHDELRKIYAKTDDAKRMKYKAKDFSYNTGNLRCPACDGTGQITLDVQFLPDVDVVCPECKGSRYAKAAWQVCYEKKPGKRYSLPQMMAMDVNTALQAAGDWKVVRQRLEVLRDLGLGYLTLGEATPGLSGGEAQRLKLASEMGKGQSDSVFVFDEPTIGLHPLDVKTLLQVFQALVDQGATVIVIEHDLDVIRNADYIIDMGPEGGEAGGRIVALGTPEQVAENKNSVTGEFIRRR
- a CDS encoding pyridoxamine 5'-phosphate oxidase family protein translates to METVLQFLKDAETYYLATVEGNQPRVRPFGTAHIFEGKLYIQTGKVKDVSKQLHANPKAEICAFKGGEWIRVAGELVEDDRVEARQSMLDAYPSLQKMYAADDGNTEVFYFKNATATISAFTHEPEVITF